One window of the Syngnathoides biaculeatus isolate LvHL_M chromosome 11, ASM1980259v1, whole genome shotgun sequence genome contains the following:
- the her5 gene encoding hairy-related 5 encodes MKALSSPQPHRHGTRRVSKPVMEKRRRERINRSLETLRVLMLEHTRNEKLTNPKVEKAEILESVVQFLKSNKEEAKDQRAIKSILSSAEHDRKEQEGARSCLHRIRRFVAGDEQGSNRGSPEAPSPGASSHVPAVYPPHLSRRQLQDSIARPYPCQVGEYRYCDTGKLLPSPTASPQSPDAVWRPWPQS; translated from the exons ATGAAGGCGTTGAGTTCACCGCAGCCTCACAGGCACGGAACCAGAAGG gtgTCCAAACCTGTGATGGAGAAACGCAGACGGGAGAGGATCAACCGCAGTTTGGAGACCTTGAGAGTTTTAATGTTGGAGCACACGCGCAATGag AAGCTAACAAACCCCAAAGTGGAGAAGGCCGAAATCCTCGAGAGCGTGGTGCAGTTCTTGAAGTCGAACAAAGAAGAGGCGAAAGATCAGCGTGCGATAAAGTCCATCTTGTCGTCTGCGGAGCACGATCGCAAGGAGCAGGAAGGCGCGAGGTCCTGCCTCCACAGGATCAGGCGTTTCGTAGCCGGCGACGAGCAGGGCTCGAACCGTGGCTCCCCGGAGGCCCCTTCGCCGGGCGCGTCCTCGCACGTCCCCGCTGTGTATCCCCCGCACCTGAGCCGCCGTCAGCTCCAAGACAGCATCGCCCGTCCTTACCCGTGCCAGGTGGGCGAGTATCGGTACTGTGACACCGGGAAACTGCTCCCGTCCCCCACGGCCTCCCCCCAGAGTCCGGACGCTGTGTGGAGACCCTGGCCCCAGTCATGA
- the mmgt1 gene encoding ER membrane protein complex subunit 5, translating into MASSFWKGVVGVGLFALAHAAFSAAQHRSYMRLTEKENENLPIDIVLQTLLSFVMTCYGIVHIAGEFKDMDASSELKNKTFDTLRNHPSFYLFNHRGRVLFRAAEEEPSSQQALPNPLRLRKLEHLH; encoded by the exons ATGGCTTCGTCGTTTTGGAAAGGCGTCGTCGGCGTTGGATTGTTTGCCTTAGCACACGCAGCTTTCTCGGCGGCACAAc ATCGCTCATACATGCGACTTACAGAGAAAGAAAACGAAAACTTGCCAATCGAC ATTGTGCTTCAGACCTTATTGTCGTTCGTCATGACCTGCTATGGCATTGTCCACATTGCTGGGGAGTTCAAAGACATGGACGCCTCGTCAGAGCTCAAGAACAA GACATTTGACACGCTGAGGAATCACCCGTCTTTTTACCTTTTCAACCACCGAGGACGAGTGCTGTTCCGCGCCGCGGAGGAAGAGCCGTCCTCCCAGCAAGCGCTCCCCAACCCGTTACGGCTCCGCAAGCTGGAGCATTTGCACTGA
- the her11 gene encoding hairy-related 11 produces MTRNFEKTLEEDTKSRKRILKPAVEKKRRDRINKSLAELRRLLLTNTADPRLQNPKIEKAEILDLTVEYLHKWTNGKKRSNDALSGAVSLHPSGPPRLTLEGAGFQQCVSRMAGYVHKMPAPRRAGFMEGLKRHAEERRASGPPSLIRLADAICTSESQEDSHNFVLLSHSPPQPHACSTPLHSPPASPWFSTFASSSPPFPSFARHFSSPPSLSPPSANTSLSTLPAHVTSSSPKLGVPTVFHFPSVTSLRSPPRPAQSQRSSSLTWRPWF; encoded by the exons ATGACGAGGAACTTTGAAAAAACGCTCGAGGAGGATACCAAGAGTAGAAAAAGG ATCCTCAAACCGGCCGTGGAAAAGAAGCGGAGAGATCGCATAAACAAAAGCCTCGCGGAGCTCAGACGCTTGTTGTTGACTAACACGGCGGATCCG CGTTTGCAGAATCCCAAAATTGAGAAAGCCGAAATTTTGGACTTGACGGTGGAGTACCTTCACAAATGGACAAACGGCAAGAAACGAAGCAATG ATGCTCTCAGCGGTGCGGTAAGTCTCCATCCGAGCGGCCCTCCTCGCTTAACCCTTGAGGGTGCAGGTTTTCAGCAGTGCGTGTCGCGAATGGCCGGCTACGTGCACAAGATGCCGGCGCCGCGGCGGGCCGGCTTCATGGAGGGGTTGAAGCGCCACGCGGAGGAGCGGCGGGCGTCCGGCCCGCCGTCTTTGATCAGACTGGCGGATGCCATTTGCACATCTGAGAGTCAAGAAGACTCGCACAACTTCGTGCTCCTCTCGCACTCGCCGCCCCAGCCTCACGCTTGCTCCACGCCGCTCCACTCCCCTCCCGCCTCCCCCTGGTTCTCCACATTTgcttcctcctctcctcctttcCCCTCGTTCGCCCGCCACTTCTCCTCCCCCCCCAGCCTGTCACCTCCGTCGGCCAACACCTCTCTCTCCACGCTCCCCGCCCACGTGACTTCCTCCTCTCCCAAACTGGGAGTTCCCACCGTCTTCCACTTCCCCTCTGTCACCTCTCTGAGGTCACCTCCACGCCCCGCACAGTCACAGAGGTCATCGTCGCTCACGTGGAGACCCTGGTTCTGA
- the pfdn6 gene encoding prefoldin subunit 6, with amino-acid sequence MAEVIQKKLNTELEKYTQMQKDVSKSMAARQKLETQLAENNIVKEELDLLDSANTVYKLIGPVLVKQDLDEAKATVTKRLEYINGEIQRYDALLKDLEKKSDQHRQLLSSLQQEFQKAQGLAVGKI; translated from the exons ATGGCAGAGGTCATTCAAAAGAAACTAAACACCGAGTTAGAAAAATATACTCAAATGCAAAAAG ATGTCAGCAAGAGCATGGCAGCCAGGCAGAAGCTGGAGACGCAGCTCGCAGAGAATAATATCGTCAAAGAG GAGCTGGATCTTCTAGACAGTGCTAACACGGTGTATAAATTGATTGGACCTGTTTTGGTAAAACAAGACTTGGACGAGGCCAAAGCCACAGTGACGAAAAGGCTAGAATACATCAACGGAGAGAT CCAGCGGTACGACGCGCTCCTGAAAGACTTGGAGAAGAAGTCGGACCAGCACCGGCAGCTTTTGTCCAGTTTACAACAGGAGTTTCAGAAAGCACAAGGCCTCGCCGTCGGGAAAATCTGA